The nucleotide window AAAAAGCAGGTACTGAAACAGGGAGAGGCGTATTGGAGCCGAAAAGAAGTTTCAAGAAAACAGCAGTCTTTCTGGATCAGGGCGGAACCATAATTTATGATGACTGCAGAGATAAAAATATTACGCTGGATTCCTTTATCCCGGGGGTCTTTGATGCTTTACGCAAGTTACAGGAGAAGCACCTTCTCTTTATTGTCACCAATCAGTCCTCTGTGGGTCTGGGGAAGATAAGCCGTGAGGATGCTGAGTGTCTTAACAGCAATGTCAGAAGATTGCTGAATGATGGTGGAATCAGAATCATCGAGCATTATGCCTGCATGCATAAAAGGGATGACCAGTGTGAATGTATCAAGCCCAAACCCTTCTTCCTTCGCAAAGCTGAAAATGAATACGGCATCAGTCTTGAGAATTCCTTTGTAATTGGTGATCATCCTCATGACATAGAATTTGCCTCAAATGTGGGGGCAAGGGGTCTTTATGTGCTTACGGGTCATGGAGAAAAGCACAGAGGTGATCTGCCTGAAGGGGTGGATGTTTTTCAGAGTATCACAGATGCCGCAGGCTGGATTGA belongs to Fibrobacter sp. and includes:
- a CDS encoding HAD-IIIA family hydrolase, translated to MEPKRSFKKTAVFLDQGGTIIYDDCRDKNITLDSFIPGVFDALRKLQEKHLLFIVTNQSSVGLGKISREDAECLNSNVRRLLNDGGIRIIEHYACMHKRDDQCECIKPKPFFLRKAENEYGISLENSFVIGDHPHDIEFASNVGARGLYVLTGHGEKHRGDLPEGVDVFQSITDAAGWIDEFTSSGAS